From Thermomonas sp. XSG, one genomic window encodes:
- the rlmJ gene encoding 23S rRNA (adenine(2030)-N(6))-methyltransferase RlmJ, giving the protein MNYRHAFHAGNHADVLKHVVLLALCEALTAKPSPCFALDTHAGRGLYKLDGEAAQATGEAQDGIARLQAEAPRDPAIQRYLAAVRACRTQHGSAAYPGSPWLLGHALREADRIAACELHPEEAAVLKQHFAADPRIAVHARDGYAALKALLPPKHGAQKFARGLVLIDPPFEAQLGEFDIALAALAEGLARWPQGMFALWYPIKQGRALHPFRRAAARLPAKSALLLELLVRPDDSPLRMNGSGMLILNAPWQFDAAMRPTLDALRRALGEPGASARVEWLREAA; this is encoded by the coding sequence ATGAACTATCGCCACGCCTTCCATGCCGGCAACCATGCCGACGTCCTCAAACACGTCGTGCTGCTGGCCCTGTGCGAGGCCCTGACCGCCAAGCCGTCGCCCTGCTTCGCGCTCGATACCCACGCAGGCCGCGGGCTGTACAAGCTCGACGGCGAGGCCGCGCAGGCCACCGGCGAGGCGCAGGACGGGATCGCCCGGCTGCAGGCCGAAGCGCCGCGCGACCCTGCCATCCAGCGCTACCTGGCGGCGGTGCGTGCCTGCCGCACCCAGCACGGCAGCGCGGCCTATCCGGGCTCGCCCTGGTTGCTGGGGCACGCGCTGCGCGAGGCCGACCGCATCGCCGCCTGCGAACTGCATCCGGAAGAAGCCGCAGTGCTGAAGCAGCATTTCGCCGCCGATCCGCGCATCGCCGTGCATGCCCGCGACGGCTACGCGGCGCTCAAGGCGCTGCTGCCGCCGAAGCACGGCGCACAGAAATTCGCCCGCGGGCTGGTGCTGATCGACCCCCCGTTCGAGGCGCAGCTTGGCGAGTTCGACATCGCGCTGGCGGCTCTGGCCGAAGGCCTGGCGCGCTGGCCGCAGGGCATGTTCGCGCTGTGGTATCCGATCAAGCAGGGCCGCGCATTGCACCCGTTCCGGCGCGCCGCCGCGAGGCTGCCGGCGAAGTCCGCGCTGCTGCTGGAACTACTGGTGCGCCCGGACGACTCGCCGCTGCGGATGAACGGCAGCGGCATGCTGATCCTCAATGCACCGTGGCAATTCGACGCCGCCATGCGCCCCACCCTCGACGCCCTGCGCCGGGCACTCGGCGAACCCGGCGCCAGCGCGCGGGTGGAGTGGCTGCGCGAAGCGGCATAA
- the creB gene encoding two-component system response regulator CreB, protein MPTTILLAEDEAAIAETVLYALRAEGFAAEHVLLGGQVLPRLARGGVDLVILDVGLPDASGFEICRRLREHHALPVIFLTARSDEIDRVLGLELGADDYMAKPFSPRELVARVRARLRRHEGGQVRLRGRFEIDSEAHRIRYAGHWLELTRYEHALLAELLRRPGAILARAQLLDRVWADALESGERTVDTHVKTLRAKLRALDPARDPIRTHRGLGYSIEVD, encoded by the coding sequence ATGCCCACCACGATCCTGTTGGCCGAAGACGAGGCCGCCATCGCCGAGACCGTGCTGTACGCGCTGCGCGCCGAAGGCTTCGCCGCCGAACACGTGCTGCTGGGCGGGCAGGTGTTGCCGCGGCTGGCGCGTGGCGGGGTCGACCTGGTCATCCTCGACGTCGGCCTGCCCGATGCCAGCGGCTTCGAGATCTGCCGCCGGCTGCGCGAACACCACGCGCTGCCGGTGATCTTCCTGACCGCGCGCAGCGACGAGATCGACCGCGTGCTGGGACTGGAGCTGGGCGCCGACGACTACATGGCCAAGCCCTTCTCGCCGCGCGAGCTGGTGGCGCGGGTGCGCGCGCGCCTGCGCCGACACGAAGGCGGGCAGGTGCGCCTGCGCGGCCGGTTCGAGATCGACAGCGAGGCCCACCGCATCCGCTACGCCGGCCACTGGCTGGAGCTGACCCGCTATGAGCACGCGCTGCTGGCCGAGCTGCTGCGCCGCCCCGGCGCCATCCTCGCCCGCGCGCAGCTGCTGGACCGGGTGTGGGCGGACGCGCTGGAATCCGGCGAGCGTACAGTCGATACCCACGTGAAGACCCTGCGCGCCAAGCTGCGCGCGCTGGACCCGGCGCGCGACCCGATCCGCACCCATCGCGGGCTGGGCTATTCCATCGAGGTGGACTGA
- the creC gene encoding two-component system sensor histidine kinase CreC, whose amino-acid sequence MKIALRVLLGYFLIVALAALLLVNVFLQQVKPGVRQAMEDTLADTANVLAELASDDMLAGRIADGRFAMRVRAMTGRELDAEIWGQAKRRASYRVTITDARGIVVFDSAGREVGRDNSRWNDVYRTLRGQYGARSTREDPDDEASTVMYVAAPIRDAAGGIAGVLTVSKPNRSIQPFIERSQNTILRWGWVLLGSALLVGGLAAWWLSRQLAALRRYADAVARGERGTLPDAAGEFADLGRALESMRRQLEGKQYVERYVHALTHELKSPLAAIRGAAELLEGPLPEADRARFVASIDAQGRRMAAMVDRLLALAALEHREGLDAPLPVDLAALAGDALDDAAARSQARGVQVCLQVDEQLPVISGDVFLLRQLLANLVDNAIDFSPAGGVVEVRLQAQPDGLHIEVGDRGPGIPDFALERVFERFYSLPRPDGGARGNGLGLNFVAEIAKLHGGTVSLANRDGGGAVAVVVFPVS is encoded by the coding sequence GTGAAGATCGCGCTGCGCGTGCTGCTGGGTTACTTCCTGATCGTCGCGCTGGCGGCGCTGCTGCTGGTCAACGTGTTCCTGCAGCAGGTCAAGCCCGGCGTGCGCCAGGCGATGGAGGACACCCTGGCCGACACCGCCAACGTGCTGGCGGAGCTGGCCAGCGACGACATGCTGGCTGGCCGCATCGCCGACGGCCGCTTCGCGATGCGGGTGCGGGCGATGACCGGGCGCGAGCTGGACGCCGAGATCTGGGGGCAGGCCAAGCGCCGCGCCAGCTACCGGGTGACCATCACCGACGCCCGCGGGATCGTGGTGTTCGATTCCGCCGGGCGCGAGGTGGGCCGCGACAACTCGCGCTGGAACGACGTTTACCGCACCCTGCGCGGGCAGTACGGCGCGCGCTCCACCCGCGAGGACCCGGACGACGAAGCCAGCACGGTGATGTACGTGGCCGCGCCGATCCGCGATGCGGCCGGCGGGATCGCCGGCGTGCTTACCGTGTCCAAGCCGAACCGCAGCATCCAGCCGTTCATCGAGCGCAGCCAGAACACCATCCTGCGCTGGGGCTGGGTCTTGTTGGGCAGCGCGCTGCTGGTGGGCGGGCTGGCGGCGTGGTGGCTGTCGCGCCAGCTGGCTGCGCTGCGCCGTTATGCCGACGCGGTGGCGCGTGGGGAGCGGGGTACGCTTCCCGATGCTGCAGGTGAATTCGCCGACCTCGGCCGCGCGCTCGAAAGCATGCGCCGGCAGCTGGAAGGCAAGCAGTACGTCGAGCGCTACGTGCACGCGTTGACCCACGAACTGAAGAGCCCGCTGGCGGCGATCCGCGGCGCGGCCGAACTGCTGGAAGGGCCGCTGCCGGAGGCCGACCGCGCCCGCTTCGTCGCCAGCATCGATGCCCAAGGCCGGCGCATGGCGGCGATGGTGGACCGGCTGCTGGCGCTGGCCGCGCTGGAGCACCGCGAAGGCCTGGACGCGCCGCTGCCAGTGGACCTGGCCGCGCTGGCGGGCGATGCGCTCGACGACGCGGCAGCGCGCTCGCAGGCGCGCGGCGTGCAGGTGTGCCTGCAGGTGGACGAGCAACTGCCGGTGATCAGTGGCGATGTATTCCTGCTGCGGCAGCTGCTGGCCAACCTGGTCGACAACGCCATCGATTTTTCCCCGGCTGGCGGCGTGGTGGAGGTGCGCCTGCAGGCGCAGCCCGATGGCCTGCATATCGAGGTGGGCGATCGCGGTCCCGGTATCCCCGACTTCGCCTTGGAGCGGGTGTTCGAGCGCTTCTACTCGCTGCCGCGCCCGGACGGCGGCGCCCGCGGCAACGGCCTCGGCCTCAACTTCGTCGCCGAAATCGCCAAGCTGCACGGCGGCACGGTCAGCCTGGCCAATCGCGACGGCGGTGGTGCCGTCGCCGTGGTCGTGTTCCCCGTCTCCTAG
- the creD gene encoding cell envelope integrity protein CreD, with protein sequence MRLAFKAGMVVLLTLAILIPLQLIRGTIHERQVYREQAVRDIGASFGARQTIAGPVLVVPYEERVVEVTSDENGNERRSLRRRSGQWTFFPASLSVDGELKPDVRRRGLHEVRVYQWDGQALARFDAVVPAEAEGVQRRIGQPWLSLGIADVGGLHGTPRISVDGAVVAVAQGLGHADGPGVHARLPAPAAGSRLRLSVRADLSLRGTESFAMLPLGEANDLRLRSRWRSPKFEGRSPQHDIDARGFRARWQIAAVASNAQRRYLQSPVLAPEPGDGGARPALAGVMPWAPTGDAVSVALIDPVNPYLQADRASKYGLLFVLLTFVGFFMFELIKRVRVHPIQYLLVGMAIAIFFLLLLSLSEHLDFGLSYLLAAAACVGLIGFYLSAVLRSRARGLGFAVMLGALYAALYGLLLSEDNALALGAGLLFAILAAIMVATRRVDWYQLSGREEGGLR encoded by the coding sequence ATGCGACTGGCATTCAAGGCCGGGATGGTGGTGCTGCTGACCCTCGCCATCCTCATCCCGCTGCAGCTGATCCGCGGCACCATCCACGAGCGTCAGGTCTACCGCGAGCAGGCGGTGCGCGACATCGGCGCCAGCTTCGGCGCGCGCCAGACCATTGCCGGGCCGGTGCTGGTGGTGCCCTACGAGGAGCGCGTGGTCGAGGTGACCAGCGACGAGAATGGCAACGAGCGCCGCAGCCTGCGGCGCAGGAGCGGGCAGTGGACCTTCTTCCCCGCCAGCCTGTCGGTCGACGGCGAACTCAAGCCGGACGTGCGCCGGCGCGGCCTGCACGAGGTGCGCGTGTACCAGTGGGACGGCCAGGCGCTGGCGCGCTTCGATGCAGTGGTGCCGGCCGAGGCCGAGGGCGTGCAGCGCCGCATCGGCCAGCCGTGGCTGAGCCTGGGGATCGCCGATGTCGGCGGACTGCACGGCACGCCGCGGATCAGCGTGGATGGCGCGGTGGTGGCGGTGGCGCAGGGCCTCGGCCATGCCGACGGTCCCGGTGTGCATGCGCGGTTGCCGGCCCCAGCGGCGGGCAGCCGGCTGCGGCTGTCGGTACGCGCGGACCTGTCGCTGCGCGGCACCGAATCGTTCGCCATGCTGCCGCTGGGCGAGGCCAACGACCTTCGCCTGCGTTCGCGCTGGCGCAGCCCGAAATTCGAGGGACGCTCGCCCCAGCACGACATCGATGCGCGCGGCTTCCGCGCGCGCTGGCAGATCGCAGCGGTGGCGAGCAATGCGCAGCGGCGCTACCTGCAGTCGCCGGTGCTGGCGCCGGAACCGGGCGACGGCGGCGCGCGCCCGGCGCTGGCTGGTGTGATGCCGTGGGCGCCGACGGGTGATGCGGTCAGCGTGGCGCTGATCGACCCGGTCAACCCGTACCTGCAGGCCGACCGGGCCAGCAAATACGGCCTGCTGTTCGTGCTGCTGACCTTCGTCGGCTTCTTCATGTTCGAGCTGATCAAGCGGGTGCGCGTGCATCCCATCCAGTACCTGCTGGTGGGCATGGCCATCGCGATCTTCTTCCTGCTGCTGCTGAGCCTGAGCGAGCATCTGGACTTCGGCCTGTCCTACCTGCTGGCGGCCGCCGCCTGCGTCGGGCTGATCGGCTTCTACCTGTCGGCGGTGCTGCGCAGTCGCGCACGCGGGCTGGGTTTCGCGGTGATGCTGGGCGCGCTGTACGCGGCCCTGTACGGGCTGCTGCTGTCGGAAGACAACGCGCTGGCACTGGGCGCGGGGCTGCTGTTCGCGATCCTGGCGGCGATCATGGTGGCGACCCGGCGGGTGGACTGGTACCAGCTGTCCGGCCGCGAGGAGGGCGGGTTGCGCTGA
- a CDS encoding M20/M25/M40 family metallo-hydrolase — protein MLTAALLVAGLGCAQAQEKVDLDVTSQIRQEAFQRSQVMATLNHLTDVIGPRLTNSPSMAKANQWTRSQFTEWGLANVHDEAVEDIGRGWVFTDASMEMLSPRAMPLHALPKAWTPGTNGAVEGEAIFAKIESKADLEKWKGKLKGKIVFTDALRPYKPNEKSDFSRHDHDSLEELLSYPLPQERNSDPEMMARFRARMELAPLINQYLIDEGVAATVSISSWNDGIVRVMGGGSRKAGESVGVPALVMMAEHYNTVMRALERKEAVKLRLNVDARFTDEANQPGYNTIAEIPGTGPQKNEVVMLGAHLDSWHTGSGANDNGAGVAVMMEAMRILKAVGAKPNRTIRVALWTGEEQGLIGSQSYVGKHFGKFEEPKDPAEKALPAFFRQSKGKLIRTADHGRISAYFNLDNGSGKIRGIYAQENLAVAPIFEEWLKPWNDVGATIVTQRNTGSTDHVSFDAVGIPGFQFVQDQLDYFSHVHHTHLDVQDHAVANDLKQASAIVASFVYNTAMRPGKLPRKAFVETK, from the coding sequence ATGTTGACGGCCGCCTTGCTGGTGGCCGGGTTGGGCTGCGCGCAGGCGCAGGAAAAAGTGGACCTGGACGTGACCTCGCAGATCCGCCAGGAAGCCTTCCAGCGTTCGCAGGTGATGGCGACCCTGAACCACCTGACCGATGTGATCGGGCCGCGCCTGACCAATTCGCCGTCGATGGCGAAGGCCAACCAGTGGACGCGCTCGCAGTTCACCGAGTGGGGCCTGGCGAACGTGCACGACGAGGCGGTGGAGGACATCGGCCGCGGCTGGGTGTTCACCGATGCGAGCATGGAGATGCTGTCCCCGCGCGCGATGCCGCTGCACGCGCTGCCCAAGGCGTGGACGCCCGGCACCAACGGCGCGGTCGAAGGCGAGGCGATCTTCGCCAAGATCGAGTCCAAGGCCGACCTGGAGAAGTGGAAGGGCAAGCTGAAGGGCAAGATCGTCTTCACCGACGCATTGCGCCCGTACAAGCCGAACGAGAAGTCGGACTTCAGCCGCCACGACCACGACAGCCTGGAAGAACTGCTGTCCTACCCGCTGCCGCAGGAGCGCAACAGCGATCCGGAAATGATGGCGCGTTTCCGCGCGCGCATGGAACTGGCACCGCTGATCAACCAGTACCTGATCGACGAGGGCGTGGCCGCCACGGTGTCGATCAGCAGCTGGAACGACGGCATCGTCCGCGTCATGGGCGGCGGCTCGCGCAAGGCCGGCGAGTCGGTCGGCGTGCCGGCGCTGGTGATGATGGCCGAGCACTACAACACGGTGATGCGCGCGCTGGAGCGCAAGGAAGCGGTGAAGCTGCGCCTCAATGTGGACGCGCGTTTCACTGACGAGGCCAACCAGCCGGGCTACAACACCATCGCGGAAATCCCCGGCACCGGCCCGCAGAAGAACGAAGTGGTGATGCTGGGTGCGCACCTGGATTCCTGGCACACCGGCTCGGGCGCCAACGACAACGGCGCCGGCGTGGCGGTGATGATGGAGGCCATGCGCATCCTCAAGGCGGTCGGCGCCAAGCCCAACCGCACCATCCGCGTCGCCCTGTGGACCGGCGAGGAGCAGGGCCTGATCGGCTCGCAGTCGTACGTGGGCAAGCACTTCGGCAAGTTCGAGGAGCCGAAGGATCCGGCCGAGAAGGCGCTGCCGGCGTTCTTCCGCCAGAGCAAGGGCAAGCTGATCCGCACCGCCGACCACGGCAGGATCTCCGCCTACTTCAACCTCGACAACGGCAGCGGCAAGATCCGCGGCATCTACGCGCAGGAAAACCTCGCCGTGGCGCCGATCTTCGAGGAATGGCTGAAGCCGTGGAACGACGTGGGCGCCACCATCGTCACCCAGCGCAACACCGGCAGCACCGACCACGTCAGCTTCGACGCGGTGGGCATCCCCGGCTTCCAGTTCGTGCAGGACCAGCTGGACTACTTCAGCCACGTCCACCACACCCATCTGGACGTGCAGGACCACGCGGTGGCCAACGACCTGAAGCAGGCCTCGGCGATCGTCGCTTCGTTCGTCTATAACACCGCGATGCGCCCGGGCAAGCTGCCGCGCAAGGCGTTCGTGGAAACGAAGTAA
- the ppx gene encoding exopolyphosphatase: protein MSPLPPRAPAPLRDGDLVAAVDLGSNSFHIVVAQRVLGQLRVVDRLRETVRMGEGLNALGGLSPEVRDRALACLARFGQRIAEIPPRQVRAVATHTVRQLRAPESFLSPAEAALGHAIDVISGREEARLVYLGVAHEQPPQEGQKRLVIDIGGGSTECIIGEGFTPLERESLQVGCVASTRRFFEGNKLTRKRWNAAFTEVSAQLQQFAAPYRRLGWDEAIGTSGTHKAIGGICAAMKLTKGAITSDALVQIRDRILQAGRIEDIDLPGLSDDRRPVIAGGVLVLEAVFAALRLERLQVSKAALREGVLYDLLGRGGADDPRDVSVAALMQRYGVDTTQAMRVEATALGLFEQVAGDWGLSADDRAMLARAARLHELGLAIAHSGYHTHGAYVLQNSDIAGFSQQGQRFLAALVRTHRRNVPKSAFEMIPDRLLANARRTAALLRLAVLLHRSRGSEQPQGLQLQADGDRLLLQLDRRWLLGRPLLRADLEAEPEDMLGLGINLKLALD, encoded by the coding sequence ATGAGCCCGCTTCCGCCACGCGCCCCCGCCCCGCTGCGCGACGGCGACCTGGTGGCAGCGGTGGACCTCGGGTCCAACAGCTTCCATATCGTGGTGGCGCAGCGCGTGCTGGGCCAGCTGCGGGTGGTCGACCGCCTGCGCGAGACCGTGCGCATGGGCGAAGGCCTGAACGCGCTGGGCGGGCTGTCGCCGGAGGTGCGCGACCGCGCGCTGGCCTGCCTGGCGCGGTTCGGCCAGCGCATCGCCGAAATCCCGCCGCGGCAGGTGCGCGCGGTGGCCACCCATACCGTGCGCCAGCTGCGCGCGCCGGAATCGTTCCTGTCTCCTGCCGAGGCGGCGTTGGGCCATGCCATCGACGTGATCTCCGGCCGCGAGGAAGCACGCCTGGTCTATCTCGGCGTGGCCCACGAGCAGCCGCCGCAGGAAGGCCAGAAGCGGCTGGTCATCGACATCGGCGGCGGCTCCACCGAATGCATCATCGGCGAGGGCTTCACCCCGCTGGAGCGCGAGAGCCTGCAGGTCGGCTGCGTGGCCAGCACGCGCCGCTTCTTCGAAGGCAACAAACTCACCCGCAAGCGCTGGAACGCGGCGTTCACGGAAGTGTCGGCGCAGCTGCAGCAGTTCGCCGCGCCCTATCGCCGGCTGGGCTGGGACGAAGCCATCGGCACCTCCGGCACCCACAAGGCGATCGGTGGCATCTGCGCGGCGATGAAGCTGACCAAGGGCGCGATCACCTCTGACGCGCTGGTGCAGATCCGCGACCGCATCCTGCAGGCCGGCAGGATCGAGGACATCGACCTGCCCGGCCTGTCCGACGACCGCCGCCCGGTGATCGCCGGCGGCGTGCTGGTGCTGGAGGCGGTGTTTGCCGCGCTGCGGCTGGAACGGCTGCAAGTGAGCAAGGCCGCGCTGCGCGAAGGCGTGCTTTACGACCTGCTGGGACGCGGCGGTGCCGACGACCCGCGCGACGTGTCCGTGGCCGCGCTGATGCAGCGCTACGGCGTGGATACCACCCAGGCGATGCGGGTGGAGGCCACCGCGCTGGGCCTGTTCGAACAGGTGGCGGGCGACTGGGGGCTGAGCGCCGACGACCGCGCGATGCTCGCCCGCGCCGCCCGCCTGCATGAACTCGGGCTGGCGATCGCCCACAGCGGCTACCACACCCACGGCGCCTACGTGCTGCAGAACTCCGACATCGCCGGGTTCTCGCAGCAGGGACAGCGCTTCCTCGCCGCGCTGGTGCGCACGCACCGGCGCAACGTGCCCAAGTCGGCGTTCGAGATGATTCCCGACCGGCTGCTCGCCAACGCGCGCCGCACCGCCGCGCTGCTGCGGCTGGCGGTGCTGCTGCACCGCTCGCGCGGCAGCGAGCAGCCGCAGGGCCTGCAGCTGCAGGCCGACGGCGACCGCCTGCTGCTGCAGTTGGACCGGCGCTGGCTGCTGGGCCGCCCGCTGCTGCGGGCCGACCTGGAAGCGGAACCCGAGGACATGCTGGGGCTGGGCATCAACCTGAAGCTCGCGCTCGACTGA
- the ppk1 gene encoding polyphosphate kinase 1, giving the protein MTADSSPPSLHDPSLYANRELGQLDFNFRVLAQAQDPSVPLLERLRYLCISCTNLDEFFEIRGGAVRHAVELNLPAGTDGLAPAVLLERIHERAAALVDAQYRCFYEELRPALAEQGIRLLQREQWTAEQAGWLRAHFQEEIMPVLSPLGLDPAHPFPKILNKSLNVVVQLEGRDAFGREGHLAIVRAPRSLPRIIRLPDADGDGDAFHDFVFLSEVLSAFVHELFPGMKVKGAHQFRVTRNSELIVDEDDMDNLALALRDELLGRGYLRAVRLEIDERCPQPVVDSLLANFDLSESAVYKINGPVNLNRVVQVYDMVQRPDLKFRPFQSRVPRDMDAMFELIRQGDVLLHHPYDGFTPVLELIRQAAEDPDVLAIKQTLYRTGRESPIVEHLIQAARNGKDVTVVVELRARFDEEANLRLADRLQDAGVQVVYGVVGYKTHAKMLLIVRREGSMLRRYVHLGTGNYHSGTARAYTDFGLLTAHPEIGNDVHLIFQQLSGLAAPLSLSRLLQSPFTLHPGVLARIAREAAHARAGRPGRIVAKMNALNEPEVVRALYEASQAGVEIDLIVRGACAVRPGIPGISESIRVRSVVGRFLEHHRIWWFGNNDAPELFCSSADWLERNLLRRVETAFPLLDPGVAARVQREGLLNYLADNQNAWELRSDGCYERRLPAPGEEPFSAQLALLAALDA; this is encoded by the coding sequence ATGACCGCCGATTCCAGCCCGCCATCGCTGCACGACCCCTCGCTGTATGCCAACCGCGAACTGGGGCAACTGGATTTCAATTTCCGCGTGCTGGCGCAGGCGCAGGATCCATCGGTGCCGCTGCTGGAACGCCTGCGCTATCTCTGCATCTCCTGCACCAACCTCGACGAGTTCTTCGAGATCCGCGGCGGCGCGGTGCGCCACGCGGTCGAGCTGAACCTGCCGGCGGGCACCGACGGCCTGGCGCCGGCGGTGCTGCTGGAGCGCATCCACGAACGCGCGGCGGCGCTGGTGGACGCGCAGTACCGCTGCTTCTACGAGGAGCTGCGGCCGGCGCTCGCCGAACAGGGTATCCGCCTGCTCCAGCGCGAGCAGTGGACGGCGGAGCAGGCCGGCTGGCTGCGCGCGCATTTCCAGGAAGAGATCATGCCGGTGCTGTCGCCGCTCGGCCTCGACCCGGCGCACCCCTTCCCCAAGATCCTCAACAAGTCACTCAACGTGGTGGTGCAGCTGGAAGGACGCGATGCCTTCGGCCGCGAAGGCCACCTCGCCATCGTGCGCGCGCCGCGTTCGCTGCCGCGGATCATCCGCCTGCCCGACGCCGACGGCGACGGCGACGCCTTCCACGACTTCGTGTTCCTGAGCGAGGTGCTGTCCGCGTTCGTGCACGAGCTGTTCCCGGGCATGAAGGTCAAGGGCGCGCACCAGTTCCGGGTGACCCGGAATTCCGAGCTGATCGTCGACGAAGACGACATGGACAACCTCGCGCTGGCGTTGCGCGACGAACTGCTGGGCCGCGGCTACCTGCGCGCGGTGCGGCTGGAGATCGACGAGCGCTGCCCGCAGCCGGTGGTGGACAGCCTGCTGGCGAACTTCGACCTGTCGGAAAGCGCGGTCTACAAGATCAATGGCCCGGTCAACCTCAACCGGGTGGTGCAGGTCTACGACATGGTGCAGCGACCGGACCTGAAGTTCCGGCCGTTCCAGTCGCGCGTGCCGCGCGACATGGACGCGATGTTCGAACTGATCCGCCAGGGCGACGTGCTGCTGCACCATCCCTACGACGGCTTCACCCCGGTACTGGAGCTGATCCGCCAGGCCGCCGAGGATCCGGACGTGCTGGCGATCAAGCAGACGCTGTACCGCACCGGCCGGGAATCGCCGATCGTCGAGCACCTGATCCAGGCCGCGCGCAACGGCAAGGACGTGACCGTGGTGGTGGAACTGCGCGCGCGCTTCGACGAGGAAGCGAACCTGCGCCTGGCCGACCGCCTGCAGGATGCCGGCGTGCAGGTTGTGTACGGCGTGGTCGGCTACAAGACCCACGCCAAGATGCTGCTGATCGTGCGCCGGGAGGGCAGCATGCTGCGCCGCTACGTGCACCTGGGCACCGGCAACTACCACAGCGGCACCGCGCGGGCTTACACCGACTTCGGCCTGCTGACCGCGCATCCGGAAATCGGCAACGACGTGCACCTGATCTTCCAGCAGCTCTCGGGCCTGGCCGCGCCGCTGAGCCTGTCGCGCCTGCTGCAGTCGCCGTTCACCCTGCACCCCGGGGTACTGGCACGGATCGCGCGCGAGGCCGCGCATGCGCGCGCCGGCCGGCCGGGCCGGATCGTCGCCAAGATGAACGCGCTCAACGAACCGGAAGTGGTGCGCGCGCTCTACGAAGCGTCGCAGGCGGGGGTGGAGATCGACCTGATCGTGCGTGGCGCCTGCGCGGTGCGGCCGGGCATCCCCGGGATTTCCGAGAGCATCCGCGTGCGTTCGGTGGTGGGCCGTTTCCTCGAACACCACCGGATCTGGTGGTTCGGCAACAACGATGCGCCGGAGCTGTTCTGCTCCTCGGCCGACTGGCTGGAGCGCAACCTGCTGCGGCGGGTGGAGACCGCCTTCCCGCTGCTGGACCCCGGCGTCGCCGCGCGGGTGCAGCGCGAAGGCCTGCTGAACTACCTGGCCGACAACCAGAACGCATGGGAACTGCGCAGCGACGGCTGCTACGAGCGCCGCCTGCCGGCGCCCGGCGAGGAGCCGTTCTCGGCGCAGCTGGCCCTGCTGGCCGCGCTGGACGCCTGA